The genomic DNA TAAGTTGATGGCTTTTTTGTTTGCATTTTTGCATGGATTTAGGTTATGTTTCTTACTAACTTTTTTATTTTAAGGTATCGACAGGTTATAATAGGTTCATTATGTTCGCTTAGAGGTTAGTCTAAAAAAAGTGAAGTGGTGATCGTGTGGCTTTGGATACGGAATGGATACAGCAACAGCTTCAGAATATTATTCAAGCACCTTTTACTATACTGCCTTGGTGTCCGGAAATGATTGCAGAAGGTCAGTCAGCAGAATCGGCTGTACCGGATAAGTCATTTGTACGTGATAGCAAAATATATTTCCCGTTCCGTGTGATAGCAGGAGAATTGGTTGCCTTTGCGGTAGAGGCGAAGCATTTGACGGATCGGGAACGGAAGTTGATTGAAGCGTTACTCTGGAACATGGAGCAATTCTGGCAGGATGGGACGAGGACGCAACGGCCCGATAGCCCGGTTTATGCTGAGGAAGAGCGAATGAAGCGTTTTGGACAATGGCTCATACAGCAAGCTGGAAACCTACAGAATGAAGAAGAGCTTCCTGATGAGTTCGGGCTTCGGGATTCGTTGTCGCCGTATATGGTCCCCATTGTACTGACTGGTGAAGGAACACAGGGGAGTGCTATTGCCTACACACAGTTACATCGATTGTTAGCTAGTTATTTTGGCGGGAATGTGCTGCTTACTCCATTGGATGAACAGTCTTGGCTGATTATGGCTAAAAGGGAACTACTGTTGGGAACGGAAGACGACCGGGATAAAGATGTCGAAACCAGGGATACGGATTACACGGAATCGCTGGAGGAGGTTCTTACGGCTTTCAGCCTGGGTTTATACGAGCTTATCGCAAATGAGTGGGTAGGTGTATTTCATTTGGCGGTATCCAAGCCGTCTATACTATTGCAAAGTCTTCCCCAAGAACTGAACTTGTTGTGGGAGACGATCCATCTTGGCAAAATTTTTCATGTAACTGAGCATATTCACTTTTCATGGGAGTTGCATTTGGAGAGGTTATTAAACCGTATTCCAAAGGAGCAACGCGTGCAATTTTTGGAGCAGGTTATGCGGTCGTCCGTCATATTGGAGGATGCTGAAACGATGGCTACATTGGATATCTTTTTTCAACTGGATTGTAATGTGAGTGAGACGGCTAAGCGCCTTTACGTGCACCGGAATACGTTGATTTACCGTTTGGACAAAATTAAACAGGAGACAGGTTTGGATGTGCGGACGTTTAATGATGCGGTTTTGGTCAAGCTTTTTCTACTATTGTACAAAGTGACAAAAAGGAAATAGCATTTTTGTGCAGTTTGCGAATAGCCACGAAGTGGGTACTAGGGTAAGATACAAGTAAGAAATGTATTCGATTTCAAAACTTGATCTTGGGGAGGCAAAAGCTATGGCTGGTGTACGCTTAGAGCATAT from Paenibacillus sp. FSL R10-2782 includes the following:
- a CDS encoding helix-turn-helix domain-containing protein, encoding MALDTEWIQQQLQNIIQAPFTILPWCPEMIAEGQSAESAVPDKSFVRDSKIYFPFRVIAGELVAFAVEAKHLTDRERKLIEALLWNMEQFWQDGTRTQRPDSPVYAEEERMKRFGQWLIQQAGNLQNEEELPDEFGLRDSLSPYMVPIVLTGEGTQGSAIAYTQLHRLLASYFGGNVLLTPLDEQSWLIMAKRELLLGTEDDRDKDVETRDTDYTESLEEVLTAFSLGLYELIANEWVGVFHLAVSKPSILLQSLPQELNLLWETIHLGKIFHVTEHIHFSWELHLERLLNRIPKEQRVQFLEQVMRSSVILEDAETMATLDIFFQLDCNVSETAKRLYVHRNTLIYRLDKIKQETGLDVRTFNDAVLVKLFLLLYKVTKRK